Proteins from a genomic interval of Staphylococcus debuckii:
- the auxA gene encoding lipoteichoic acid stability factor AuxA: protein MSYIKKHAEIIFSLIIGIVSLFIGIIILLNVSFIHKLAKGGKADIHIYNVWDFVNAFFGEIIRIMSRFIGQFPVFSAIFIIVFGIALLWIGYLLFMTTKYDYDISIFFLIIGILFFIITIILMTQVYGFAAIIFVVSFLVHTGYIVYKDELNHNHRKEHYLWIICAYGISYLITQIALYGRIESHEIAMIDILSVNAFFIVMWILAQISIWNFLFLRRSLPLTKAELGEEMEFSRTDKNGTMSQTKEQLREFQERTQEFTHRTRRSIDLEKMRNKRDKFKNTIKEKIDIQDDDIPNWMKRPKWIKPGIVELICGIILFLFTLLELNNRNALFASGEWELSQTSYVIEWITLFLLLIIIIIYIITTLTHFLRGKFYYVQMFMISILFFKLLTEFVNIMIHGLLLSIFITPILLIMLVAVIIAFVIQMRTPVDGQ from the coding sequence ATGTCGTATATAAAGAAGCACGCTGAGATCATTTTTAGTTTGATTATTGGCATTGTTTCACTTTTTATTGGAATCATAATATTATTAAATGTATCCTTTATCCATAAGCTTGCTAAAGGCGGCAAGGCCGATATACATATCTACAACGTATGGGATTTCGTCAATGCATTCTTCGGTGAAATTATCCGGATTATGAGTCGATTTATCGGTCAGTTTCCTGTTTTTAGTGCCATCTTCATTATAGTGTTCGGCATTGCATTGTTATGGATCGGTTATTTGTTATTTATGACGACGAAATATGATTATGATATCTCAATTTTCTTCCTTATTATAGGAATTCTCTTCTTTATCATTACTATTATCTTGATGACCCAAGTTTATGGGTTTGCAGCCATTATATTTGTGGTGTCATTCTTGGTGCACACAGGATATATTGTATATAAAGATGAATTGAATCATAATCATCGAAAAGAACATTATTTATGGATTATTTGTGCTTACGGTATCAGTTATTTAATCACACAAATTGCTTTGTATGGACGTATTGAAAGCCATGAAATCGCAATGATTGATATTTTAAGTGTGAATGCATTCTTTATTGTAATGTGGATTTTAGCACAAATCTCGATTTGGAATTTCTTGTTCCTGCGCAGATCTTTACCATTGACGAAAGCGGAATTAGGGGAAGAGATGGAATTTTCGCGTACGGATAAAAATGGCACAATGAGCCAGACTAAAGAACAACTTCGCGAATTCCAAGAGCGTACACAAGAATTTACGCATCGTACAAGACGTAGCATTGATTTAGAAAAAATGAGAAATAAGCGTGATAAATTTAAAAATACGATCAAAGAAAAAATTGATATCCAAGACGATGATATTCCAAATTGGATGAAGCGTCCGAAATGGATTAAACCTGGAATTGTAGAATTAATCTGCGGTATCATTTTATTCTTATTTACATTGTTAGAGTTAAATAATAGAAATGCTTTGTTTGCATCTGGAGAGTGGGAGTTATCGCAAACCTCTTATGTGATTGAGTGGATTACTTTATTCCTATTACTCATCATTATTATTATTTATATCATTACGACGTTAACGCATTTCTTACGAGGCAAATTCTATTATGTGCAAATGTTTATGATCAGTATTTTATTCTTTAAATTATTGACTGAGTTTGTGAATATTATGATTCATGGATTGTTATTATCGATTTTTATTACACCAATTTTATTAATTATGCTGGTTGCAGTGATTATTGCATTTGTGATTCAGATGCGTACACCTGTGGACGGCCAGTAG
- a CDS encoding class I SAM-dependent rRNA methyltransferase — MKTAVINKGKEQKYLNHYPLVDEEDIYEHSHLVDGDVFHLVMDDGRYLATAYVGRQHKGLGWVLSYDTEQQIDEAFFAELFQEALDYRQYYFNVDGTNAFRLFNAEGDGIGGLTIDNYDGHLLVQWYSKGIYAFRDIVLQAIQEVFPYTSIFEKTRFKDDAVESGFVTGTAPEFPIIIEENFTFYNVDLDDGPMTGIFLDQKEVRKKLRDVYAPERHVLNLFSYTGAFSVIAAETAVDTTSVDLANRSRSLTEENFGVNGIDPKSQFIYVMDTFDFYHYAARHNRVYDTIVIDPPSFARNKKKVFTVQKDYHKLIEEALPILNEDGVLVLSTNSSALSSKAFKNMIKKTLDEAGVDFEIEEVMGLPKDFRTHPHYKPSKYLKVVFVRVSSKEVII, encoded by the coding sequence ATGAAGACAGCGGTTATTAATAAGGGTAAGGAGCAGAAGTATTTGAACCACTATCCGTTAGTGGATGAAGAGGATATTTATGAGCACAGTCACTTGGTGGATGGAGATGTTTTCCATTTGGTGATGGATGATGGACGTTATTTGGCGACTGCTTATGTCGGACGTCAGCATAAAGGTTTAGGCTGGGTATTGAGTTATGATACTGAGCAGCAGATTGATGAAGCGTTCTTTGCGGAGTTATTCCAAGAGGCTTTGGATTATCGTCAATATTATTTCAATGTGGATGGCACGAATGCCTTTCGTCTTTTCAATGCAGAAGGGGATGGCATCGGTGGCTTAACGATTGATAATTATGATGGCCATTTGCTGGTACAATGGTATTCTAAAGGGATTTATGCTTTCAGAGATATCGTACTGCAAGCCATTCAAGAGGTCTTTCCTTATACTTCAATTTTTGAAAAAACGCGCTTCAAAGATGATGCAGTCGAAAGCGGATTTGTAACTGGAACAGCGCCGGAATTTCCAATTATTATTGAAGAGAATTTCACGTTCTATAATGTGGATTTAGATGATGGACCAATGACGGGTATTTTCTTAGATCAAAAAGAAGTGCGTAAAAAGTTGCGTGATGTGTATGCGCCTGAGCGTCATGTATTGAATCTGTTCAGTTATACTGGTGCTTTCTCAGTGATTGCAGCGGAAACGGCTGTGGATACGACGAGTGTGGATTTAGCGAATCGCTCTAGAAGTTTAACAGAGGAGAATTTCGGGGTAAATGGTATTGACCCGAAATCACAATTTATTTACGTGATGGACACCTTTGATTTCTATCATTATGCTGCAAGACATAATCGTGTGTACGATACGATTGTGATTGATCCGCCAAGTTTTGCGCGTAATAAGAAGAAGGTATTTACGGTGCAGAAGGATTATCATAAGTTGATTGAAGAAGCGCTGCCTATTCTCAATGAGGATGGCGTCTTAGTGCTAAGTACGAATTCAAGTGCGCTTTCTTCTAAAGCATTTAAAAATATGATTAAAAAGACGTTGGATGAAGCAGGAGTGGACTTTGAAATTGAAGAGGTAATGGGACTGCCGAAAGATTTTAGAACACATCCGCATTATAAACCTTCTAAGTATTTAAAAGTGGTCTTCGTTCGGGTATCGAGTAAAGAAGTAATCATATAA
- a CDS encoding DUF697 domain-containing protein, whose product MGIKDKFIKNTSDKLSNKVLDLEPVTGKSALPVNESDLSRRRERAEELVRKKSMWSSAASIVPIPGLDFGVDLKLMKDIIEDINKIYGLNHKQVSHMSDDLKERILAAASIQGSQFIGRAVSKAILKVAIRDVAKRTAAKQTKWFPLVGQAISASISYYFMKKLGNEHIEKCESVAKRILETPTGK is encoded by the coding sequence ATGGGAATTAAAGATAAATTCATTAAAAATACAAGTGATAAATTAAGTAATAAAGTCTTAGATTTGGAACCTGTTACTGGAAAGTCGGCTTTGCCAGTCAATGAGAGTGATTTATCACGCAGACGTGAACGTGCTGAAGAATTAGTACGCAAGAAATCAATGTGGTCTTCAGCAGCAAGCATAGTACCGATTCCAGGGCTCGACTTCGGTGTAGATTTGAAATTAATGAAGGATATTATTGAAGACATTAATAAAATCTATGGCTTAAATCACAAACAAGTCAGTCATATGAGTGATGATTTGAAAGAACGTATCTTGGCAGCGGCTTCGATTCAAGGCAGTCAGTTTATTGGACGTGCCGTTTCTAAAGCTATTTTGAAAGTAGCGATTAGAGATGTAGCGAAACGTACGGCGGCGAAACAAACGAAATGGTTCCCTCTAGTCGGTCAAGCAATTTCTGCCTCTATCAGTTATTACTTTATGAAAAAATTAGGTAATGAACATATTGAAAAATGTGAAAGCGTTGCCAAAAGAATTTTAGAAACACCGACTGGCAAATAA
- a CDS encoding phosphocarrier protein HPr, producing the protein MEQQSYTIIDETGIHARPATMLVQTASKFDSDIQLEYNGKKVNLKSIMGVMSLGVGKDAEITIYADGSDEADAIQAITEVLSKEGLTE; encoded by the coding sequence ATGGAACAACAATCATACACTATCATCGACGAAACAGGTATTCATGCTCGTCCAGCTACAATGCTTGTACAAACAGCTTCAAAATTTGATTCAGATATTCAATTAGAATATAACGGCAAAAAAGTCAACTTGAAATCTATTATGGGTGTTATGAGTTTAGGTGTCGGCAAAGATGCAGAAATCACTATCTACGCTGACGGCAGTGACGAAGCAGACGCAATCCAAGCAATCACTGAAGTGTTATCTAAAGAAGGACTAACTGAATAA
- the ptsP gene encoding phosphoenolpyruvate--protein phosphotransferase: protein MAKHIKGIAASDGVAIAKAYLLVEPDLSFDNEPVTDTDAEVAKFNGALNKSKVELTKIKENAEKQLGADKAAIFEAHLLVLDDPELIQPIEDKIKNENVNAAQALTDISNQFITIFESMDNEYMAERAADIRDVSKRVLAHILGVDLPNPSIIDESVVIIGNDLTPSDTAQLNKQYVQGFVTNIGGRTSHSAIMSRSLEIPAVVGTKSITEEVEAGDTIIVDGMTGDVLINPSDEVIAEYQEKCDNFFKDKKELQKLRDAESVTADGHHVELAANIGTPNDLPGVIENGAEGIGLYRTEFLYMGRDQMPTEEEQFEAYKTVLESMEGKRVVVRTLDIGGDKELPYLDLPEEMNPFLGYRAIRLCLAQPEIFRPQLRALLRASVFGKLNIMFPMVATLQEFRDAKALLEEERANLKNEGYEVADDIELGIMVEIPSTAALADVFAKEVDFFSIGTNDLIQYTMAADRMSERVSYLYQPYNPAILRLVKQVIEASHAEGKWTGMCGEMAGDQTAVPLLLGFGLDEFSMSATSILKTRRLIRKLNESDMKELGEKAIQCATQDEVVALVKEYTQNA, encoded by the coding sequence ATGGCTAAACACATCAAAGGCATTGCAGCATCTGACGGTGTTGCAATTGCAAAAGCCTATTTATTAGTTGAGCCCGACTTATCATTCGATAATGAACCGGTGACGGATACGGATGCAGAAGTTGCTAAATTCAATGGCGCACTTAATAAATCTAAAGTTGAATTAACTAAAATTAAAGAAAATGCCGAAAAACAATTGGGCGCAGATAAAGCAGCGATTTTCGAGGCACATTTATTAGTGTTAGATGATCCTGAACTTATCCAACCGATTGAAGATAAAATTAAGAATGAAAATGTTAATGCTGCACAAGCTTTAACAGATATTTCAAACCAATTTATCACAATATTTGAATCAATGGATAACGAATATATGGCTGAACGTGCAGCTGATATCCGCGATGTTTCTAAACGTGTATTAGCGCACATCTTAGGTGTTGATTTACCTAATCCAAGTATCATTGATGAAAGCGTAGTCATTATAGGGAATGACTTGACTCCTTCTGATACAGCACAATTGAACAAACAATATGTGCAAGGGTTTGTAACAAACATCGGAGGCAGAACATCTCACTCAGCTATTATGAGCCGCTCGTTAGAAATTCCGGCAGTTGTAGGTACAAAATCTATTACTGAGGAAGTTGAAGCGGGAGACACTATTATCGTTGATGGTATGACTGGTGACGTACTTATCAATCCAAGCGATGAGGTAATTGCAGAATATCAAGAAAAATGCGATAATTTCTTTAAAGATAAGAAAGAATTGCAAAAATTGCGTGATGCAGAATCAGTAACTGCTGATGGCCATCATGTCGAACTGGCAGCGAATATCGGAACACCTAATGACTTACCAGGTGTGATTGAAAATGGCGCAGAAGGTATTGGTTTATACAGAACTGAATTCTTATACATGGGCAGAGATCAAATGCCGACTGAAGAAGAACAGTTCGAAGCGTATAAAACAGTATTAGAATCCATGGAAGGCAAACGTGTAGTAGTGCGTACTTTAGATATCGGCGGCGACAAAGAGTTGCCTTATCTTGACTTGCCTGAAGAAATGAACCCATTCTTAGGTTACCGTGCGATTCGTCTTTGCCTAGCGCAACCTGAAATTTTCCGACCACAACTACGTGCGTTGTTACGTGCGTCAGTCTTCGGTAAATTGAACATTATGTTTCCGATGGTTGCAACACTTCAAGAGTTCCGTGACGCGAAAGCCTTACTTGAAGAAGAACGTGCAAATCTTAAAAATGAAGGCTACGAAGTGGCAGATGACATTGAATTAGGAATTATGGTAGAGATTCCTTCAACAGCTGCACTTGCTGATGTATTTGCGAAAGAAGTTGATTTCTTCAGTATCGGAACAAACGACTTAATTCAATACACAATGGCTGCTGACCGTATGTCAGAACGTGTCTCTTATTTATACCAACCATACAATCCAGCAATTTTACGTTTGGTTAAACAAGTAATCGAAGCTTCTCATGCAGAAGGTAAATGGACAGGTATGTGCGGTGAAATGGCCGGCGATCAAACAGCAGTTCCATTGTTGTTAGGTTTCGGTTTAGATGAGTTCTCTATGAGTGCAACATCTATTTTGAAAACACGTCGTTTAATCAGAAAGCTCAATGAAAGTGATATGAAAGAATTAGGCGAAAAAGCTATTCAATGTGCGACTCAAGATGAAGTTGTAGCATTAGTTAAAGAATACACTCAAAACGCTTAA
- a CDS encoding glutaredoxin family protein, with the protein MTQVTIYTQNDCPPCQFVKNYLDEHNVAYTEKNIANSEYRNEMIDYDAFSTPFILIDQEPMYQVDLDKINQLLHIDYA; encoded by the coding sequence ATGACTCAAGTAACAATTTATACACAAAATGATTGCCCGCCGTGCCAATTTGTGAAAAATTATTTAGATGAGCATAACGTTGCTTATACTGAAAAAAATATTGCAAACTCGGAATATCGTAATGAAATGATTGATTATGATGCCTTTTCAACACCTTTTATCTTAATCGATCAAGAACCTATGTATCAGGTTGATTTAGATAAAATAAATCAATTACTTCATATCGATTATGCCTAA
- a CDS encoding cytochrome ubiquinol oxidase subunit I, with the protein MEAVELSRFLTAMTLAVHIVFATIGVGMPLMFVIAEFIGIKKNSARYITLAKRWAKGYAITVAVGVVTGTIIELQLSLLWPTFMKTAGHVIALPLFMEVFAFFFEAIFLSIYFYTWNRFKNKWTHMIIGLPVVIGGMLSAFFITSVNSFMNTPAGFQMKDGRMIHVDPVAAMFNASFGVRQFHVIMTAVMTMAFLLAAIAAFKLLRDKIPQDRDYHRSALKLTMIVGLIFTVGSILAGDMSAKFLHKEQPEKLAAYEWHFDTQKRADLQVFGVLNEKDQKVTGAIKIPGMLSFLSDNNINTKVEGLNEFPKDTQPPMIVHYFFDLMVTGGIFCLVVSGVYTLTRIVKKWRKFSVNKVLLYATLITGPAAMLSIEFGWFLTEMGRQPWIIRGYMKVSDAATNAGGLTGVTIAFGLVYFIILFTSAYVLIRMFRNKPPYKDIEKLEGNRGEAS; encoded by the coding sequence ATGGAAGCGGTAGAATTAAGCAGATTTTTAACTGCTATGACTTTAGCTGTCCACATAGTTTTCGCTACCATCGGCGTGGGGATGCCGCTAATGTTCGTAATTGCTGAATTTATCGGCATCAAAAAGAACAGCGCTCGCTATATAACATTAGCTAAAAGATGGGCGAAAGGCTATGCAATTACAGTTGCAGTCGGCGTTGTAACCGGTACAATTATCGAGCTGCAATTATCATTATTATGGCCGACATTTATGAAAACAGCAGGACACGTCATTGCCTTGCCATTATTCATGGAAGTATTCGCATTCTTCTTTGAAGCGATTTTCTTAAGTATTTATTTCTATACTTGGAATAGATTTAAAAATAAATGGACACACATGATTATTGGTTTACCTGTTGTTATCGGCGGTATGTTGTCAGCGTTCTTCATTACTTCAGTGAACTCCTTCATGAATACGCCAGCAGGATTCCAAATGAAAGATGGACGTATGATTCACGTGGACCCAGTTGCAGCAATGTTCAACGCTTCATTCGGTGTAAGACAGTTCCACGTTATTATGACAGCTGTCATGACAATGGCATTCTTATTAGCAGCGATTGCAGCATTTAAATTATTGCGAGATAAAATTCCGCAAGATAGAGACTATCATAGAAGTGCATTAAAATTGACAATGATTGTCGGTTTGATTTTTACAGTAGGTTCTATCTTAGCAGGGGATATGTCAGCGAAATTCTTGCATAAAGAGCAACCTGAAAAATTAGCAGCATACGAATGGCATTTCGATACTCAAAAACGTGCAGATTTACAAGTGTTCGGTGTCTTGAACGAAAAAGATCAGAAAGTAACCGGTGCTATTAAAATTCCTGGTATGCTCAGCTTCTTATCTGACAACAATATCAACACTAAAGTAGAAGGATTGAATGAATTCCCTAAAGATACGCAACCACCTATGATTGTCCATTACTTCTTCGACTTAATGGTCACAGGCGGTATCTTCTGCTTAGTCGTATCAGGTGTTTATACACTCACAAGAATCGTTAAAAAATGGCGTAAATTCTCTGTGAACAAAGTGTTGCTGTACGCAACCTTGATTACAGGACCGGCTGCAATGTTATCAATTGAATTTGGTTGGTTCCTTACAGAAATGGGCCGTCAACCATGGATTATCAGAGGTTACATGAAAGTTTCAGATGCAGCAACTAATGCAGGCGGCTTGACTGGCGTTACGATTGCATTCGGATTAGTTTACTTTATTATTCTGTTCACATCAGCTTATGTACTGATTCGTATGTTCAGAAACAAACCGCCATATAAAGATATTGAGAAATTAGAAGGAAACCGAGGTGAAGCATCATGA
- a CDS encoding cytochrome d ubiquinol oxidase subunit II: MSFTALGMIVLYLFLFFYIVIASIDFGAGVFILQSRLRGTEKTLTPVIARYLNPIWEVTNVFLVFFTVGIVGFFPDFAYYYGTVLLVPGSIGLLLLTMRGSFYAFQNYGVDSKFSWLLIYSVCGLLIPPSLSMGLVISEGGYITKHGGHVDLNWADLFFSPFAWAIVFLALVSVMYISSGFLTYYARKARSMKAYALLRKWFIFWGPPMALVSLFAFITLRTQNKEHFDTAVTQYWWLFLISIICLLAAWVLTIMKKSPGTAFILVILQMATAIGGYGISKWPYILYPFINGNVNKTDDPMALALTVAAVCGLLLLIPSLILLMRLFIFNKDYVEGKSEEGHY, from the coding sequence ATGAGTTTCACAGCATTAGGAATGATCGTACTGTACTTGTTCTTATTCTTTTACATCGTCATTGCTTCAATTGACTTTGGTGCTGGTGTTTTCATCTTGCAATCTCGATTAAGAGGAACAGAAAAAACACTGACTCCGGTCATTGCACGTTATTTAAATCCAATTTGGGAAGTTACTAACGTGTTCTTAGTATTCTTTACAGTAGGTATCGTAGGATTCTTCCCTGACTTTGCCTATTACTATGGAACAGTGTTACTCGTTCCAGGGTCTATCGGATTACTGTTATTGACAATGCGCGGCAGTTTCTATGCTTTCCAAAACTACGGTGTAGATTCCAAGTTCTCTTGGCTATTGATTTATAGTGTGTGCGGTTTATTAATTCCGCCATCTCTTAGTATGGGACTGGTAATTTCTGAAGGCGGCTATATTACGAAACATGGCGGCCATGTAGACTTGAACTGGGCTGACTTATTCTTTAGTCCATTTGCTTGGGCCATCGTCTTCTTAGCTCTTGTTTCAGTGATGTATATTTCATCAGGTTTCCTAACATACTATGCTAGAAAAGCCAGATCGATGAAAGCATATGCATTACTTAGAAAGTGGTTCATTTTCTGGGGACCGCCAATGGCCCTTGTATCATTATTCGCATTTATTACCTTGCGTACGCAAAACAAAGAACATTTTGATACAGCTGTTACACAATACTGGTGGTTATTCTTAATCAGTATCATCTGCTTACTTGCAGCTTGGGTACTCACAATTATGAAGAAATCTCCAGGCACAGCATTTATTTTAGTCATTCTTCAAATGGCTACAGCAATCGGCGGATACGGCATCAGTAAATGGCCATATATTCTTTATCCGTTTATCAATGGTAACGTCAATAAAACAGATGACCCAATGGCGTTAGCACTCACAGTTGCAGCAGTTTGTGGTTTACTTTTATTGATACCATCGTTAATATTATTAATGAGATTATTCATCTTCAACAAAGATTACGTTGAAGGTAAAAGTGAAGAAGGTCATTATTAA
- a CDS encoding potassium channel family protein, whose product MEKEFVVIGLGRFGGSIVRELNALGMDVMAIDMSEARVNEYSEIATHAVVADTTDEAVMKSLGIRNFDQVIVAIGENIQTSTLTTLILKELGVKKVIAKAQNDYHAKILNKIGADLVVHPERDMGRRIAHNIASASVLDYLELADEYSIVEAKANERIAGQTIVDLDIRAHYGINIIAIKRDKDVIISPDPNMNIELGDILIMIGHDNDLNRFEKKVVR is encoded by the coding sequence ATGGAAAAAGAATTTGTAGTGATTGGATTAGGACGCTTCGGCGGAAGTATTGTCAGAGAACTCAATGCGCTAGGCATGGACGTCATGGCAATCGATATGAGCGAAGCACGCGTTAATGAATACAGTGAAATAGCGACACATGCAGTAGTTGCAGATACTACAGATGAAGCAGTGATGAAAAGTTTAGGGATCAGAAACTTCGATCAAGTCATCGTAGCTATTGGTGAAAACATTCAAACAAGTACATTAACCACTTTAATCCTTAAAGAACTGGGTGTTAAAAAAGTTATCGCCAAAGCACAAAATGATTATCATGCTAAAATCTTGAACAAAATCGGTGCCGACTTAGTGGTACACCCTGAACGCGACATGGGTCGTCGTATCGCACATAACATCGCCAGCGCCAGCGTACTCGACTACTTAGAACTCGCCGACGAATACTCTATCGTCGAAGCCAAAGCAAACGAACGAATTGCAGGCCAAACAATCGTAGACCTAGACATCCGTGCACATTACGGCATCAATATTATCGCTATCAAACGCGACAAAGATGTCATCATCTCGCCAGACCCTAACATGAATATCGAATTAGGCGATATCCTCATCATGATCGGTCATGATAACGACCTGAACCGCTTCGAGAAAAAAGTAGTCCGCTAA
- the hxlB gene encoding 6-phospho-3-hexuloisomerase, with the protein MAKLQYPLILDELKTTLSNVKDEDVENFEQAVKDAKHIFVAGKGRSGFVADSFTMRLNQLEQPAFIIGGITTPSIHEGDLFIVISGSGSTEHLRLLAEKAKGEGAKVALITTQPDSKIGELADTVIELPAGTKYDAEGSEQPLGSLFEQSAQLFLDAVVLDFMQDFNIDETAMQKNHANLE; encoded by the coding sequence ATGGCCAAACTACAATATCCATTGATTTTGGATGAGTTGAAAACGACTTTATCCAACGTCAAAGATGAAGATGTTGAAAACTTTGAACAGGCTGTGAAAGATGCTAAGCATATTTTCGTAGCCGGCAAAGGTCGCTCAGGCTTTGTCGCAGACAGCTTTACGATGCGTTTGAATCAGCTTGAACAACCTGCTTTCATCATCGGCGGCATTACGACGCCTTCGATTCATGAAGGCGACTTGTTTATCGTCATTTCAGGTTCAGGCAGTACAGAACATTTACGTCTGCTTGCTGAAAAAGCCAAAGGTGAAGGCGCTAAAGTAGCCTTGATTACCACTCAACCTGATTCTAAAATCGGCGAACTTGCCGATACGGTTATCGAATTGCCAGCTGGTACGAAATATGATGCTGAAGGTTCAGAACAGCCGCTCGGCAGTTTGTTTGAACAATCTGCACAACTTTTCTTAGATGCCGTTGTGCTGGACTTCATGCAGGATTTCAATATTGATGAAACGGCAATGCAGAAAAATCATGCGAATTTAGAATAA
- the hxlA gene encoding 3-hexulose-6-phosphate synthase yields MELQLAIDLLNKEEAAELANKVKDYVDIVEIGTPIIYNEGLPSVQYMDEHIDGVKVLADMKIMDAADYEVSQAVKFGADVVTILGVAEDASIKAAIEEAHKNDKQLLVDMIAVQDIEKRAKELDEMGADYIAVHIGYDLQAEGKSPLEDLHKVKSVIKNSKVAVAGGIKPDTIKDIVAEGPDLVIVGGGIANADDPVEAAKACRDAVKGE; encoded by the coding sequence TTGGAACTACAATTAGCAATTGATTTATTAAATAAAGAAGAAGCGGCAGAATTAGCTAATAAAGTAAAAGATTATGTTGATATCGTAGAAATCGGTACTCCTATCATATATAACGAAGGCTTGCCATCAGTGCAATACATGGACGAGCATATTGACGGTGTTAAAGTGCTTGCAGATATGAAAATTATGGACGCTGCAGATTACGAAGTCAGCCAAGCAGTTAAATTCGGCGCTGACGTTGTGACTATCTTAGGTGTGGCTGAAGACGCATCAATCAAAGCTGCCATCGAAGAAGCACACAAAAATGATAAACAATTATTAGTCGACATGATTGCAGTGCAAGATATTGAAAAACGTGCGAAAGAATTGGATGAAATGGGTGCTGACTACATTGCAGTACACATCGGTTATGACTTGCAAGCAGAAGGCAAATCTCCATTAGAAGACTTGCACAAAGTTAAATCTGTTATCAAAAATTCTAAAGTTGCAGTTGCTGGCGGAATCAAACCGGATACTATCAAAGATATCGTAGCTGAAGGTCCGGATTTAGTTATCGTTGGTGGCGGTATTGCAAACGCTGACGATCCTGTAGAAGCTGCGAAAGCTTGCCGCGACGCAGTTAAGGGTGAATAA
- a CDS encoding winged helix-turn-helix transcriptional regulator: MLIEYDNKEFFTSKDLALSVIGGKWKIPIIFHLLESKVLRLSEFEKRLPDVNQRMLIRQLRELENDQIIERVVYPVVPPKVEYRLTEIGQSLDKVVYAICEWGDEFLDFISKK; this comes from the coding sequence ATGTTAATAGAGTATGACAATAAAGAATTTTTTACCTCTAAAGATTTAGCACTTTCAGTAATAGGAGGAAAGTGGAAGATTCCGATTATCTTTCATTTACTAGAATCGAAAGTTTTAAGGTTAAGCGAATTTGAGAAAAGATTACCAGACGTGAATCAACGTATGTTAATTAGACAATTAAGAGAGTTAGAGAATGATCAAATTATTGAAAGAGTCGTCTATCCAGTAGTACCACCAAAAGTAGAATATAGATTGACGGAAATCGGTCAGTCCTTAGATAAAGTTGTATATGCAATTTGTGAGTGGGGAGACGAGTTTTTAGACTTTATCTCTAAAAAATAA